The Pyrus communis chromosome 2, drPyrComm1.1, whole genome shotgun sequence genome includes a window with the following:
- the LOC137724897 gene encoding BTB/POZ domain-containing protein At3g19850-like — protein MGGAVAGMQPNQQQVQLVDDPFLARGSHPSPPSISQIKNSRIEIDDFPGGPDGFELVSRFCYDNGKIKLTISNVCLLHCSAIFLGMTEKLSPRNLLQKTSHFLEGLFEWSFKDVLVCLKSCLSFFDHADSSGLLDKLITALLAKIAQNSDVSNLIDTSPSSSSSSETASGFRLSSTPESIRPSSSSRAWWFDDVALLSPNIIEKLLQILGAYGPENNSLILTFSSRKPSLYPYFSSPPPALLLRHRPIHHHHHLQDRGSWVS, from the coding sequence ATGGGCGGTGCCGTCGCTGGGATGCAGCCTAATCAGCAGCAAGTGCAGCTCGTCGACGACCCGTTTTTAGCTAGGGGGAGTCATCCATCACCACCGTCGATTTCCCAGATCAAGAATTCCAGGATCGAAATCGATGACTTTCCGGGAGGCCCTGATGGGTTCGAGTTAGTTTCTCGATTCTGTTACGACAACGGCAAAATCAAACTCACGATTTCAAACGTGTGCCTACTCCACTGCTCTGCAATCTTCCTTGGCATGACCGAAAAGCTTTCGCCCCGCAATTTGTTGCAGAAAACAAGTCATTTTCTTGAGGGACTTTTCGAGTGGTCGTTCAAAGACGTACTAGTCTGCCTCAAGAGCTGCCTCTCGTTCTTCGACCACGCAGACTCGTCCGGTCTTTTAGACAAACTCATTACTGCACTGCTTGCAAAAATCGCTCAGAATTCTGACGTGAGCAACCTCATTGACACGTCGCCTTCGTCTTCGTCTTCATCGGAAACTGCATCTGGGTTCAGACTCTCTTCCACCCCGGAATCCATCAGGCCGAGCTCGTCCAGCAGAGCGTGGTGGTTCGATGACGTGGCCCTTCTGTCACCAAATATCATTGAGAAACTCCTCCAGATTTTAGGTGCTTACGGACCTGAAAACAACAGCTTGATCCTCACCTTCAGCTCCCGAAAGCCGTCCCTCTACCCATATTTTTCTTCACCTCCGCCGGCTCTGCTGTTGCGGCATCGTCcgattcatcatcatcatcacttgcAAGACCGGGGGAGTTGGGTGTCTTGA